A genomic segment from Tachypleus tridentatus isolate NWPU-2018 unplaced genomic scaffold, ASM421037v1 Hic_cluster_2, whole genome shotgun sequence encodes:
- the LOC143243053 gene encoding histone-lysine N-methyltransferase SETMAR-like, protein MDVSEEPIRHIMLYEFKKSNSAVETTQNIQGIYGAESLNERKCRRWFQKFRSGDYSLSDSPCLSRPVEFNDDLLLAALDEDYAVTVELVQKCDLTHLTVHCHLQELGKVLEFGKCVPHDLREANLRARVHICTSLLYLEHSSPLLSKIVTGDERWIFYKNVKCRRQ, encoded by the coding sequence atggatgtgtctgaggagcccattaggcatataatgctttatgagtttaagaaaagcAATAGTGCggtagaaactacacaaaacattcaaggtatttatggtgcagagtctctaaatgaaagaaaatgtcgaaggtggtttcagaagttcagatcaggtgactacagcttaagtgattcGCCATGTTTgagtcgtcctgttgagtttaatgatgacttgttactggctgcacttgatgaagattatgctgtaacagttgaactaGTACAGAAGTGTGATTTaacccatttaacagttcactgtcatctgcaagaGCTTGGAAAGGTGTTAGAATTTGGAAAATGTGTCCCCCATGATTTGAgagaagccaacctcagagcaagagtacacatttgcacttctctgctcTATCTTGAACATAGCTCACCTTTACTGAGCAAgatagtgactggagatgaaagatggatattttataaaaatgttaagtgccgtaGACAATGA